From the genome of Pseudomonas migulae:
TCGGAAACGTCAATCGCCATATCCGGACTGTCCAATGGAATAACCCGAATCGGTAGACCCGATCCCGAGTATTCCGTCTCAATCAAGCTGTCGAACAAACGAATATTGGCATCGAGCTTCTGCTGCAAAACACCAAGTTCACTGGTCTGGTGAATATCCAGAGAAGCCATGGCCGCGCCTATAGCGGCGGGATTTATATATTGCGAATAGGACATAGGACCGCCAAAACGACGGAAAATACTTTGATAGTTGGCCTTCTCTGACATGAATATGCCGCCACCATTGGCGCCAAATGCCTTGGCCAATGAATAAACCAGCAGAGTCCGTGGATTGAGCTCAGGCATGAAAGTACGAACATAGCCCTCGCCCCGTTGGCCGTTGGCACTCAATGAGTGAGAGTCATCGAAGTAGAGAAACAACCCGTACTTGTCCTGCAAATCCATCAGCCGCTCAATGGGTGCACTTCCCCCCATGCTGTAAGCACCGTCGGCAATATAAGCGACCAAAGGATGACGCTTGCACATATCCTCAATGAAGTCGACGTCATTGTGATTGCAAGTGACAACCTGCGTTTCATTTCCACAGATGGCCTTGACCTGGTTCAATGCGAAATGGGCATGCTTATCAAAAACCATCACAGGGCGCTGGCCATCAGTAAACATACCGGCTGCCAGCAGGGGCAGAGACGCGACGATGCCCGCGCTGCAAGAAGTCGCTGTAAATGCTCGACAATTGAAATGCGCAGACAAGGCGTCTTCCAGCTCATCGAGTTCTTTCAATCTTATTCTGATACGCGAGGTGGGCAAATTCACGGTACCGCAGCTCAATACGTAGTCTGCGGCACGGCGCGCCAAACGCTCATCGACCTCAAGCCCCAAATATGAACAAGAGCACATATTCATGAACTCATGACCGCTCTGATCTTGCATGCGACCCTGCCGAGTATGCTCGACACTCAAATCGGTAAGCCCGGAATCTTGCGCAAGTGACCAGGATGGATTACCGATTTCGACGGCCTTAGCGGTATTTATATACTTGTTTTTTTGCTCTGGCATACACGACCTCTTTTTATAAGAGCCTATATAACAGGATCATCTGAACAAACAACCCTCAGCCAACATCCAATACGCCCCAACTATTTAGCGGTTGATCCTACCTAATAAAAACTCTCCATCAGCTTAAAAAAACCACCCATTACCAACACTCAAGAAAATCCCTTCACCAGAAAACGAATGATCCGTAGGAATTCTCTGAAAAATCATTACATAT
Proteins encoded in this window:
- a CDS encoding aminotransferase class I/II-fold pyridoxal phosphate-dependent enzyme, with the protein product MPEQKNKYINTAKAVEIGNPSWSLAQDSGLTDLSVEHTRQGRMQDQSGHEFMNMCSCSYLGLEVDERLARRAADYVLSCGTVNLPTSRIRIRLKELDELEDALSAHFNCRAFTATSCSAGIVASLPLLAAGMFTDGQRPVMVFDKHAHFALNQVKAICGNETQVVTCNHNDVDFIEDMCKRHPLVAYIADGAYSMGGSAPIERLMDLQDKYGLFLYFDDSHSLSANGQRGEGYVRTFMPELNPRTLLVYSLAKAFGANGGGIFMSEKANYQSIFRRFGGPMSYSQYINPAAIGAAMASLDIHQTSELGVLQQKLDANIRLFDSLIETEYSGSGLPIRVIPLDSPDMAIDVSEGVFKRGYYTSAVFFPIVARNKSGLRVMMRADMSHGDVRSFCSAVEAAVEESRLNMKPVQR